The following are from one region of the Paenibacillus sp. KS-LC4 genome:
- a CDS encoding glycoside hydrolase family 99-like domain-containing protein has product MKIIAFYLPQYHPVKENNEWWGNGFTEWTNVAKARPLFNGHYQPHIPSDLGFYDLRLPETREAQGELAASYGIDAFCYYHYWFNGKMILERPFNEVLHSGKPNLDFCLCWANENWTRRWDGMDQQILLKQEYEEYDPAEHMKWLAEAFQDSRYIRVNNKPLFLVYRANEITNLKKIIAVWREEIKRYGFEDIYLCCANNSKASFTVEDMLEAGFDSMYDFTPDFRDTANEHLSVSTLPGLTIYSYQDMVAKELVKEAEEQLPAFPCVFPSWDNTARRSNNATIIQNEDADLYRNWLQHSMKRVEGYTPDEQIVFINAWNEWGEGCHLEPDLRNGHLFLEATRSAREGIKAGAHPTEKQPEADETSHHSVNVTVNTARPVYIWGTGAAGIKTLDFLNDAGIKVEGFIDNNPLKINTLVQGVIVKSKSALMEKVKEEKPFICIASMFHEEIEKDLKAIGYIRNQDFAININQSTIQKRLYNGQSYVMFENDCFCNLCGFNKFSLEQLECRKCGSSPAERMLLEIVAEELGTAGIPLANWASHKHVKLLNLEGVRDSIPFLELIFTHISLAPINVDQLNQYFDYALIRLKDKEFYEEKLFQLLNKATARTSNLVILAADQRLADVVYAHFSQDGSNVFRVDRDFRKYKTGMQHVIIINSFNG; this is encoded by the coding sequence ATGAAAATCATTGCTTTTTATCTCCCGCAATATCATCCTGTTAAAGAAAATAATGAATGGTGGGGCAATGGTTTTACAGAATGGACGAATGTGGCCAAGGCTAGGCCGTTATTTAACGGTCATTATCAACCTCATATCCCTTCAGATCTTGGCTTCTATGATTTAAGGCTGCCTGAGACCCGTGAGGCACAGGGCGAATTAGCTGCAAGCTATGGAATAGATGCTTTTTGTTATTACCATTACTGGTTTAATGGGAAAATGATATTGGAGCGTCCATTTAATGAGGTTCTTCATTCAGGCAAGCCTAATCTGGATTTTTGCTTATGCTGGGCCAATGAAAATTGGACAAGACGCTGGGATGGTATGGATCAGCAAATTCTTCTTAAGCAGGAATATGAGGAGTATGACCCTGCTGAGCATATGAAGTGGTTGGCTGAAGCTTTTCAGGATTCAAGGTACATAAGAGTTAATAATAAACCGCTCTTTTTAGTTTATCGCGCCAACGAAATTACTAATCTCAAGAAAATTATTGCGGTATGGCGTGAAGAAATTAAAAGGTATGGATTTGAAGATATTTATTTGTGTTGTGCCAATAATTCGAAAGCCAGTTTCACGGTGGAGGATATGCTTGAGGCGGGCTTTGATTCCATGTATGATTTTACTCCTGACTTTAGAGATACAGCAAATGAGCATCTTTCCGTTTCAACACTCCCTGGCTTAACGATCTATAGCTATCAAGACATGGTGGCCAAGGAATTAGTTAAAGAAGCGGAAGAACAACTGCCCGCATTTCCATGTGTGTTTCCGAGCTGGGATAATACGGCACGCAGAAGTAATAATGCAACCATCATTCAGAACGAGGATGCCGATTTATATAGGAACTGGCTTCAGCATAGCATGAAGAGAGTAGAAGGGTATACTCCTGATGAACAGATTGTGTTCATCAATGCCTGGAATGAGTGGGGAGAGGGCTGCCATTTAGAGCCTGACCTCAGAAACGGCCATTTATTTTTGGAAGCGACGAGGAGCGCGCGTGAAGGCATTAAAGCCGGCGCGCATCCAACAGAAAAGCAGCCTGAGGCCGACGAAACCAGCCATCATAGTGTCAATGTAACAGTGAATACTGCAAGACCCGTTTATATTTGGGGAACAGGTGCTGCTGGGATAAAGACGTTGGACTTTTTAAATGATGCTGGAATCAAGGTCGAAGGCTTTATTGACAACAATCCCCTAAAAATTAATACACTCGTACAGGGTGTTATCGTAAAATCCAAATCTGCTTTAATGGAAAAGGTGAAAGAAGAGAAGCCTTTTATTTGCATTGCTTCTATGTTTCATGAGGAAATTGAAAAAGATTTGAAGGCAATTGGCTATATCCGAAACCAGGATTTTGCGATTAACATCAACCAATCAACTATTCAAAAAAGGCTTTATAATGGACAGTCTTATGTTATGTTCGAGAATGACTGTTTCTGCAATTTGTGTGGCTTTAATAAATTTTCCTTAGAACAACTGGAGTGCAGAAAATGCGGTTCTTCGCCTGCCGAGAGAATGCTGCTGGAAATAGTGGCAGAAGAGTTGGGGACAGCAGGCATTCCTCTTGCCAATTGGGCGAGCCATAAGCATGTGAAATTATTGAACCTCGAAGGTGTACGTGATAGCATTCCATTTTTAGAGCTCATCTTTACTCATATTTCACTAGCTCCAATAAATGTTGATCAGCTCAATCAGTATTTTGACTATGCTTTAATAAGGCTTAAGGATAAGGAATTTTATGAAGAGAAACTGTTTCAGTTGCTGAATAAAGCAACTGCGCGTACTTCAAATCTTGTTATTCTTGCAGCAGACCAGCGACTTGCGGATGTTGTTTATGCTCATTTTTCTCAAGATGGATCGAATGTTTTTAGAGTCGACAGGGATTTTAGAAAATACAAAACAGGGATGCAGCATGTCATTATAATTAATAGCTTTAACGGCTAG
- a CDS encoding RraA family protein yields the protein MNNLFETYFINEYMDEYCTGVFSDELDRLGYKNQVSTQWKLNNTKARLFGKVRTLELEALETNDERIQVGLTFLGSLNNNEVFVVKGNNDFAYFGELMSRLSMEIGLAGVIIDGLTRDTFYTQSIELPIWAKGYSPVDIKGRGRVKDTDVSVIIDGITVNSGDYLFADSDSVVFIPQAIFEQVVEVVNEAAKTEYGIKQMIKEGKSIKEILNVVDGF from the coding sequence TTGAATAATCTATTTGAAACATATTTTATAAATGAATATATGGATGAATATTGTACGGGTGTATTCTCCGATGAATTGGATCGACTTGGATATAAAAATCAAGTTTCCACACAGTGGAAACTAAACAATACAAAGGCAAGACTTTTTGGAAAAGTCCGCACTTTAGAATTAGAGGCATTGGAAACGAATGACGAAAGAATTCAAGTTGGTCTGACCTTCCTCGGTAGCCTAAATAATAATGAGGTATTTGTAGTAAAGGGTAATAATGATTTTGCTTATTTTGGAGAACTAATGTCCAGACTTTCAATGGAAATTGGTCTAGCAGGAGTCATTATTGATGGCCTAACCAGAGATACATTTTATACGCAAAGTATTGAATTGCCTATTTGGGCAAAAGGATACAGCCCGGTGGATATCAAGGGCCGTGGAAGAGTGAAGGATACAGATGTCAGTGTTATAATTGATGGAATTACAGTAAATAGTGGAGATTATCTCTTTGCGGATAGCGACTCAGTTGTTTTCATTCCTCAAGCTATATTTGAGCAAGTTGTTGAAGTAGTAAATGAAGCAGCTAAAACAGAGTATGGAATAAAACAAATGATTAAAGAAGGCAAGAGCATTAAAGAAATATTAAATGTCGTTGATGGCTTCTAA
- the aroF gene encoding 3-deoxy-7-phosphoheptulonate synthase, with translation MIIHVKKGVSAELLEKMAVFYEAIQITNEDHIKLVTPSKVKTLEDQFADLVDDYYVLSDDIQLASKQYKSARAIQVGDLTIGGNSKNTIVISGPCSVESRELIEHSAAFLKDSGIKIMRAGSFKPRTSPYTFQGLGSKGLELLTEMKEKYGLKIITEARDATHIDEIIEAADIVQIGAKAMYDQGILRKCAKSNKPVLIKRGFGSTLQEFVQAAEFVLSGGNEQVILCERGIRTFESKTRFTLDLCGVSYLKEYTNLPIVVDPSHAMGYSYGVADLTRASVAMGVDGVLIEVHPNPKEALSDAAQQLNHNQFSEMLQTLKPIAESIGRNMI, from the coding sequence ATGATTATTCACGTAAAAAAGGGTGTCAGTGCTGAGCTTTTAGAAAAAATGGCTGTATTTTATGAGGCTATACAAATAACAAATGAAGACCATATTAAACTTGTGACTCCGTCTAAAGTAAAAACGCTAGAGGATCAGTTTGCAGACCTGGTAGACGATTATTATGTCTTGTCTGACGATATACAATTGGCAAGCAAGCAATACAAATCGGCGAGAGCAATTCAAGTCGGTGATCTGACGATTGGAGGCAACAGTAAAAATACAATCGTTATTAGCGGACCATGTTCGGTTGAATCGAGAGAATTAATTGAGCACTCTGCGGCTTTTTTAAAAGATTCTGGAATTAAAATTATGAGGGCGGGAAGCTTTAAACCGAGAACGTCTCCTTATACATTTCAAGGGTTAGGAAGTAAAGGTCTCGAGCTTCTAACAGAAATGAAGGAAAAGTATGGTTTGAAAATCATTACGGAAGCACGTGATGCTACCCACATTGATGAAATTATTGAAGCAGCCGATATTGTACAAATCGGTGCTAAGGCAATGTATGATCAAGGAATTTTACGCAAATGCGCAAAAAGCAATAAACCAGTATTGATTAAACGTGGTTTTGGTTCCACTTTGCAGGAGTTCGTGCAGGCGGCTGAGTTTGTATTAAGTGGAGGAAATGAGCAGGTTATACTTTGTGAACGGGGTATTAGAACCTTTGAATCTAAAACTAGATTTACTTTGGATCTATGTGGTGTTTCCTACTTGAAAGAATATACGAATCTTCCGATTGTTGTTGATCCATCTCATGCTATGGGATATTCCTACGGGGTTGCCGATCTAACTCGTGCTTCCGTAGCTATGGGAGTAGATGGGGTACTTATTGAGGTTCATCCGAATCCTAAAGAGGCGCTATCAGATGCCGCTCAGCAGTTAAACCACAATCAATTCTCCGAAATGCTTCAAACATTAAAACCAATAGCAGAAAGCATTGGGAGGAATATGATTTGA
- a CDS encoding CBS domain-containing protein, whose amino-acid sequence MKISASIYSTKNMDILSAVAELDLFKIDYLHIDSIEKTEVFEDIRKIREISSTPIDLHIITSEPEKFFDFIIEHRIEAVTFQYENLNKKLRWPAAFTGKKGIAITMETSIDVFEEYAEECSFFLFMTTTPGISGGSFNDIVFNKIRDFRKKFPSKNIHVDGGITNDISFILRHMGVYCAVSGSYLMNAPLIANALLRLRTEKADHDIKIRDFMSSSDDFPVVQQDALSLEAVLQAIEKSKAGFTVIVNESGQLVGVVTDGDIRRELLANVDDLNRFDIYNSINRNPLIISDQSTIQEMLDMISNSKKHIMFLPVVGGTKELVGWIAFNDLIKGEM is encoded by the coding sequence ATGAAAATTTCTGCTTCTATTTATTCAACAAAAAATATGGATATTTTAAGTGCTGTAGCAGAATTGGATTTATTTAAAATTGATTATCTTCATATTGACTCAATTGAAAAAACTGAGGTTTTTGAAGACATTCGCAAAATAAGAGAAATCAGTAGTACGCCGATTGATTTACATATTATAACTAGTGAGCCTGAAAAGTTTTTTGATTTTATTATTGAGCATCGCATAGAAGCAGTTACCTTTCAATATGAAAATCTGAATAAAAAGCTCAGATGGCCTGCTGCTTTCACTGGGAAAAAGGGTATAGCTATTACAATGGAAACCTCTATTGATGTTTTTGAGGAATATGCGGAGGAATGCTCCTTCTTTTTATTTATGACAACAACTCCAGGGATTAGTGGTGGCAGCTTTAATGATATTGTCTTCAATAAAATAAGGGATTTCAGGAAAAAATTTCCTAGTAAAAACATACATGTAGATGGCGGAATTACAAATGACATCTCATTCATTCTTCGTCATATGGGAGTATACTGTGCTGTCTCAGGCTCTTATTTGATGAATGCTCCCTTGATTGCCAATGCATTGTTAAGATTGAGAACGGAAAAAGCAGATCACGATATTAAAATCAGGGACTTTATGTCCTCCTCTGATGACTTTCCGGTTGTCCAGCAGGACGCTCTTTCATTGGAAGCTGTGCTTCAGGCAATTGAAAAGTCAAAGGCTGGATTTACAGTTATTGTAAATGAAAGTGGTCAATTAGTGGGCGTGGTTACTGATGGCGATATTAGGAGAGAGCTTTTAGCCAATGTTGATGACTTAAATAGATTTGATATTTATAACAGCATTAATCGAAATCCGCTTATTATAAGCGATCAATCGACAATTCAAGAAATGCTTGATATGATTTCAAATAGTAAAAAGCATATTATGTTTTTGCCAGTTGTAGGCGGCACTAAAGAATTAGTAGGTTGGATTGCATTTAATGATTTGATTAAAGGAGAAATGTAA
- a CDS encoding SDR family NAD(P)-dependent oxidoreductase, translating into MYKNKKILITGGTGTIGYHLTKHLLAYDPSVIRIFSRDEYKQYQMSQDFHEHHDKMRYLIGDVRDQQRLLRALEDIDFVFHLAAMKHVPFCEYNPFEAVQTNVIGTQNVIQASIQAGVQKVLFTSSDKAISPTNTYGATKLMGERLISAAEYQKGAKSTVFSSVRFGNVMGSRGSVIPLFKKQILEHGRITVTDPEMLRYMMTPTEAIQLILKANESANGGEVFVLKMPVVKLGDLTEAIITVVTRKHNIYSKIHIDTVGYRAGEKHFEELMTKEEEQIAEEFSDMYLIPSVYNTVQKEKRIVSNNMIDNLVTKETIIEWLEKDILDGG; encoded by the coding sequence ATGTACAAAAACAAAAAAATATTAATTACAGGTGGAACCGGTACAATAGGCTACCATTTGACAAAGCATTTGTTAGCCTATGATCCAAGCGTAATTCGGATATTCAGCAGAGATGAATATAAACAGTATCAAATGAGTCAGGATTTTCACGAGCATCATGATAAAATGCGTTATTTAATTGGAGATGTGCGCGATCAGCAGAGGCTGTTAAGAGCGCTGGAAGATATTGATTTTGTGTTCCATTTGGCTGCTATGAAGCACGTGCCGTTTTGTGAATACAACCCATTTGAAGCAGTGCAGACGAATGTTATCGGCACGCAAAATGTCATCCAAGCTTCTATACAGGCTGGAGTTCAGAAGGTATTGTTCACAAGCTCAGATAAAGCCATATCGCCAACCAATACATATGGTGCTACAAAGCTGATGGGCGAACGACTCATATCGGCTGCCGAGTATCAAAAAGGAGCAAAATCAACGGTATTTTCATCCGTACGTTTTGGAAATGTAATGGGGTCACGAGGCTCTGTTATACCATTGTTTAAAAAACAAATACTAGAGCATGGCAGAATAACGGTAACAGATCCCGAGATGCTCCGATATATGATGACTCCAACAGAGGCGATTCAATTAATACTAAAGGCGAATGAATCGGCAAATGGTGGAGAGGTATTTGTACTTAAAATGCCTGTAGTTAAGCTTGGTGATTTAACGGAGGCGATTATTACTGTAGTAACTCGAAAACATAATATTTATTCAAAAATTCATATTGATACGGTAGGTTACAGGGCCGGCGAAAAGCACTTTGAAGAGCTCATGACTAAGGAAGAAGAACAAATTGCAGAAGAGTTCTCTGATATGTATTTGATTCCATCTGTTTATAATACTGTTCAAAAAGAAAAAAGAATAGTTTCAAATAATATGATAGATAATCTGGTGACTAAAGAAACTATAATCGAATGGCTAGAGAAGGATATATTGGATGGGGGATAA
- a CDS encoding 6-hydroxymethylpterin diphosphokinase MptE-like protein yields MNQIITTENYIDDVRAFLPKLIEASELVVPLFHAFEMEQTWPSFGEIVEGMDDLYRALQSIQQEISDVEEYSSLHLFLNGALEQFGAKFQMLNQNVDDENYIGAADSLQFELIPLFKLLKSGLGESGSVRERRFADNMAFLKRAYPDIFSQLQFAAANATAYQIEYNRYGVVNLTIERDSGERKRLLGLNHMKQITDWAKGLASTASEHQAIILYGFGLGDYAMALTEACPKHQLYIYEPEPQILLAALQIVNMEQLLSRAKVAFFGLASSKEQRREQFIKAAIFEQKPLCIAAAPAYASSFASEVTDFRHEAEMAFYNYVNHVRIYQRLGLSWVKNGLFNMPAVLQSPPLSRLKTALNGKTVIVVGGGPSLEQDIVQLKKLKAHAFVIAAGSAVQTLLYHEIIPHLIVSIDGAVANAQAFQHLNLSNIPMLFSPTVHFEVIEPLQREQLVHFFVGSDWVSRYFLELGDQDPVFRSNHTVTGTAVQAAIYMGCQEIIFAGQDFSYPNNQMYAVGAKHVSETIMAKSVESADITVQNVHGSVNRTTYALALALADIEELLAEHADIRFINTSQTGAKIKHTLWEPMESVYKRLKNQQVLELELDNQLKAAAPYNESRKNHILSKLASLPKNMEECSEKLTSIVSQIGKLEQQSRININKCNRMMEKIDSDWEFVVKSDVFNGLYLQSSRVAIENFEHHLHLLTEARSLQEQIAFYREHMQPLIKVLLDQAKPLMEIIEALQQRLSSLSS; encoded by the coding sequence ATGAATCAAATCATTACAACGGAAAATTATATTGATGATGTTCGCGCCTTTCTTCCAAAGCTGATTGAGGCAAGCGAATTGGTAGTGCCACTGTTTCATGCTTTTGAAATGGAGCAGACCTGGCCTTCATTTGGAGAAATTGTAGAAGGCATGGACGATCTGTACAGAGCTTTGCAGTCCATTCAACAAGAAATTAGCGATGTGGAAGAGTACAGCTCCTTGCATCTATTCCTTAATGGTGCCCTGGAGCAATTTGGCGCAAAGTTTCAGATGCTGAATCAGAATGTCGATGATGAAAATTATATCGGTGCAGCTGATAGCCTTCAATTTGAGCTGATTCCTCTTTTTAAGCTGTTAAAGTCAGGACTAGGTGAGAGCGGCTCGGTGCGCGAGCGCCGCTTTGCGGACAATATGGCATTTTTAAAGCGGGCCTATCCGGATATTTTTTCACAGCTACAATTTGCAGCAGCAAATGCGACTGCCTATCAAATAGAATACAACCGCTACGGTGTTGTTAATTTGACGATAGAGCGGGACAGCGGGGAGAGGAAACGTTTACTGGGCTTAAATCATATGAAGCAGATAACTGATTGGGCGAAGGGACTTGCTAGCACAGCGTCGGAGCATCAAGCCATTATTTTATATGGATTTGGGTTAGGCGATTATGCTATGGCACTGACTGAGGCGTGTCCTAAGCATCAGCTGTATATCTACGAGCCGGAGCCGCAAATTTTGCTAGCTGCTTTGCAAATTGTAAATATGGAACAGCTGCTTTCGCGGGCAAAGGTCGCTTTTTTTGGACTTGCCAGCTCGAAGGAGCAGCGAAGAGAGCAGTTTATAAAAGCAGCTATATTCGAGCAAAAGCCGCTTTGTATTGCAGCAGCGCCAGCTTATGCTAGCAGCTTTGCTTCAGAAGTAACAGATTTTCGTCATGAAGCGGAGATGGCTTTTTATAACTATGTAAATCATGTGAGAATTTATCAGCGTTTAGGTTTGAGTTGGGTGAAAAATGGATTGTTTAATATGCCTGCTGTTCTGCAGTCCCCTCCATTATCCCGATTAAAAACAGCTTTAAACGGGAAGACGGTTATTGTTGTCGGCGGAGGACCTTCTTTAGAGCAGGATATTGTACAGCTGAAAAAGCTCAAAGCACATGCATTTGTTATTGCGGCAGGCTCTGCGGTACAGACACTGCTGTATCATGAAATTATCCCTCATCTCATTGTTTCTATTGATGGGGCTGTGGCCAATGCGCAGGCTTTTCAGCATTTGAATCTATCTAATATTCCGATGCTGTTCTCGCCTACGGTGCATTTTGAAGTGATAGAGCCGCTTCAAAGAGAGCAGCTTGTGCATTTTTTCGTCGGGAGCGATTGGGTTTCTCGTTACTTTCTCGAGCTGGGAGACCAGGATCCAGTCTTCCGTTCGAACCATACGGTTACGGGCACAGCAGTACAGGCTGCTATTTATATGGGCTGCCAAGAAATTATATTTGCTGGGCAAGACTTTTCTTATCCTAATAATCAAATGTATGCAGTTGGAGCAAAGCATGTTTCCGAGACAATCATGGCCAAGTCAGTCGAATCTGCCGATATAACTGTCCAAAATGTACACGGATCGGTGAATCGGACAACCTACGCACTGGCGCTTGCTTTGGCGGATATAGAAGAGCTTCTAGCTGAACACGCTGACATTCGATTTATAAATACTTCGCAAACGGGCGCGAAGATTAAACATACGCTCTGGGAGCCAATGGAGTCGGTTTATAAGCGTTTGAAAAATCAGCAGGTTTTGGAGCTTGAGCTTGATAATCAGCTTAAAGCTGCAGCCCCTTATAATGAAAGTCGCAAAAATCATATTTTAAGCAAGCTTGCGAGTTTGCCGAAAAATATGGAGGAATGTTCTGAAAAACTAACCTCAATCGTGAGCCAGATTGGAAAGCTAGAGCAGCAGAGTCGAATAAATATTAATAAGTGTAATCGTATGATGGAGAAGATTGATAGCGATTGGGAGTTTGTGGTCAAGAGTGACGTGTTTAACGGATTATATTTGCAGAGCAGTCGAGTAGCAATTGAAAACTTTGAACATCATTTGCATCTTTTAACGGAAGCACGCAGTTTACAGGAGCAGATTGCTTTTTACCGGGAGCATATGCAGCCATTGATTAAAGTTCTGCTGGATCAGGCGAAGCCTCTAATGGAAATTATAGAGGCACTGCAGCAGCGCTTGTCTAGTTTGAGCTCCTAG